One window of the Carassius auratus strain Wakin chromosome 20, ASM336829v1, whole genome shotgun sequence genome contains the following:
- the taar10b gene encoding trace amine-associated receptor 10b — protein MDGQINISQNGIWEKPFLCYEFSNRSCQRFIYPLEIRLLLYILFSISLIITIIGNLLVIITVVHFKQLHTPTNYLILSLAVADLLVGGFVMPPSMLRSIETCWYLGNLFCKIHSSLDVTLCTASILNLCIISLDRYYAICHPFEYYRKMTSVATLIMIIICWTVSAALGFGMMFLELNILGIEDFYYENVDCDGRCLVFQSKEAATVMSLTCFYVPAFVMLCVYLKILHTAQQQVQAIQSVNSEFKKEGKATKTLAIIMGVFLTFWIPFFICNLIDPFIGYSVPPLLFDLFLWVGYYNSTCNPIVYAFFYSWFRHAFRVILSGRIFQINSSRTMLL, from the coding sequence ATGGATGGCCAAATCAACATCAGTCAAAATGGAATCTGGGAAAAGCCTTTTCTCTGTTATGAGTTTAGTAACAGGTCTTGTCAAAGATTTATCTATCCGTTGGAAATCCGACTATTGCTCTACATCCTTTTTAGCATCTCTTTAATTATCACAATCATAGGAAACCTGCTTGTGATCATAACAGTCGTTCATTTCAAGCAGCTTCACACACCGACTAACTACCTCATCCTGTCTCTGGCCGTGGCCGATCTGCTTGTTGGAGGATTTGTGATGCCTCCCAGCATGCTGCGCTCTATTGAGACATGCTGGTATCTGGGAAATTTGTTCTGTAAAATACACAGCAGTCTTGATGTGACATTGTGCACCGCATCAATTTTAAACCTCTGTATCATATCTTTGGACAGATATTATGCCATATGTCACCCCTTTGAATATTACAGGAAAATGACATCAGTTGCCACactaattatgattattatctgCTGGACAGTTTCAGCTGCTCTGGGGTTTGGCATGATGTTCTTGGAGCTTAATATTCTCGGCATTGAggatttttattatgaaaatgttgaCTGTGATGGAAGATGCTTGGTGTTTCAGAGCAAAGAGGCAGCTACTGTAATGTCATTGACCTGTTTTTACGTTCCTGCTTTTGTCATGCTCTGTGTGTACCTTAAGATCTTACACACAGCTCAACAGCAGGTTCAGGCCATCCAGAGTGtgaattctgaatttaaaaaagaagGAAAAGCCACTAAGACATTAGCCATCATCATGGGGGTGTTTCTGACATTCTGGATACCCTTTTTCATTTGCAATCTTATTGATCCTTTCATTGGTTACTCTGTACCTCCACTGCTGTTTGACTTGTTCCTGTGGGTTGGCTATTATAATTCCACCTGCAATCCCATAGTGTATGCTTTCTTTTACAGCTGGTTCAGACATGCTTTCAGAGTCATTCTGTCTGGAAGAATATTTCAGATTAATTCTTCAAGAACAATGCTACTGTAA